TCGTCCTCACGGGGATCGGGCTGACCTACGTCCCGTGGCTGTTCTACCCCGAGCGCACGATCTTCCAGTTCTACACGGTGCTCGTGCTGCCGTTCATGCTGCTCGCGCTGACCTTCGCTCTGCGCGACATCGCCGGTCCGCGACATGCCGACTCGTACCGAAGGCGCACCGGACAGCGCCTGGTGTGGGTGTTCCTGGCGGTCGCCCTGCTCCTCGCCGCCTTCTGGTATCCGGTGATCTCGGCGATGACGGTGCCGTACGACTTCTGGCGCATGCACAACTGGCTGCCCACCTGGGTCTAGACGGCCGCCAGCGCCTCCGGGTCGGTGACGGGCAGGCGGCAGGCGAAGTCGCGGCAGTCGTACGCCGTCGGACCGCCGTGCGCGGTCTTCGCCTCGAAGAGCGCGAACCCGGCGGCGGCGAACGCCCGTGCCTGCTCGGGACTCACGACGGCGACGGCGTCGGCGTCGAGGGCGCGCGCGGCGACGGCGAGCGGATGCTGCGGCTCGGCCGACACCACGACGATCTGCCGGGGTGCGGTGGCGACGAGGGCGGCCACGCGCAGCAGCGCGCCGTGCGCGAGGGGCTGCGCGAGTGCTCCCGCGGCGCCACGCGCGACGATCCGCTCGGCGAGAGCGCGGTAGGCGTGGCCGGCACCGAGCGTCCAGAGCGCGAGCGCGGCCTCGGCGAGCGCGGCGGGCCCCGAGGGCTCGTCGCCGTCGGATGCGGCATCCGGAGCACCCACGCCCTGAGCGGCGAGGACGGGATCGCCGCCGCCGGGCACCGCGAGGGCGCCGTCCGGTGCCACGCAGGCGTCGACGAGCTCGCGCGCCCGCGTCGCGTATGCGGCCTCGCCGGTCGCGACGGCCAGTGCGACGAGACCCGACGCGAACTGGCCGTAGTCGGCGATGGTGGCAGCGGCCCGTGAGGGGATCTCGTCGAGGGAGGCGCGGACGAGGAGGCCGTCCGTGGTGACGTTCGCGGTCAGCACGGCCTCGGCGGCCCAGCGCGCGGCGTCGATCCAGGAGGTCTCGCCCAGCCGCGCCCCGGCGCGAGCGAGGGAGCCGATCGCGAGTCCGTTCCACCCCGTGACGACCTTGCCGTCGACGGCCGGACGTTCGAGGCCGGCGCGGTCCGCGGCATCCCGCTCGTAGTACCCGCCCTCGCTGCGCGCACCGTCGATCCACGACTCGGAGTCCTGCGCCGCGCCGAACCCGCCCGTGGGCTGCTGCAGCACGCCGACGAGGAACGCGGCGATGCCGGTCGCCGTCGCCGCGTCACCGTCGGCGATGGCGACGTCGAGCAGCTGTGCGTTGTCGGTCAGCATGCGCTCGAAGTGCGGCACCGACCAGTCGCGACGCGTGGCGTAGCGGAAGAAGCCGCCTTCGACCGGGTCCCGCAGGGGCGAGGCGCTCATCGCCGCGAGCGCGCGCCCCGCGACCGCCGATGCGTCGCCGGCCCGCTCGCGCACCAGGCCCGTCTGGAGGAACCGCAGCGCCGTCGCCACCGGGAACTTCGGGGCCTCTCCGTCACCGAACCCGCCGTACTCGGGGTCCTCGCGCGCGGCGAGGGCCCTCGCCGCACCGGCGAGCTCCTCCGCGGACGGCGGAGCGGATGCCTCGGCACCCGTCTGCGCCCGGGCGTCGGCGAGCGCATCGACGATCGCGTCGGCCGTGCCGTCGATCTGCTCGCGGCGCTCCTCCCACGCCTCGTGGACGGCGGCGAGCACCTGCCGGAAGGCGGGAAGCCCGCCTCTCGGCTGCGGTGGGAAGTACGTGCCGGCGAAGAACGGGCGCCCCTGCGGCGTCACGAACACCGTGAGCGGCCAGCCGAGATTCGCGGTGAACGCGGACGCGGCGGCCATGTAGGCGGCGTCGACCTCGGGATGCTCCTCGCGGTCGACCTTGATCGAGACGAATCCGGCCGCGAGCTCGGCGGCGGTGGCGGGGTCTTCGAACGACTCGCGCGCCATGACGTGGCACCAGTGGCACGTGGAGTAGCCGATGGACACCAGGACGGGCACGTCGCGGGCGCGCGCCTCGGCGAACGCGTCGTCGCCCCACGGGAACCACGGGACCGGATTTCCCGCGTGCGAGCGGAGGTACGGACTCGCGGCCTCCGTGAGGCGACGGTTCATGGCGGTGTCAGTTCACCTCGTCGGGGTGGGCGCTGACGCGTCCCGACCCTTCGGGCTTCTCCATCGCGTCGATCGCGGCGACCTCGGCCTCGGTGAGCTCGAAGTCGAAGACGTCGAGGTTCTCTTCGAGGCGTTCGCGGCGGACGGACTTGGGGAAGACGATGAACCCCTTCTGCAGGTGCCAGCGCAGCACGGCCTGGGCGGGCGTCTTGTCGTGGGCCTTCGCTGCGGCGGCAACGGGATCTGCGCCGAACAGGTCGTACTTGCCCTGGCCGAGCGGACCCCACGATTCGATGCGCACGTCGTGCGCCGCGGCCCATTCGGTGATGTCGCGCTGCTGATACGCCGGGTGGAGCTCGATCTGGTTGACGGCGGGAACCACGCCGGTCGCGGCGACGAGGCGCTCGAGGTGCGGCACCAGGTGGTTGGACACGCCGATGCTGCGGGTGAGGCCCGCGTCGCGCAGCTCGACGAGCCGGGACCACGCGTGGACGTAGTTGTCGTGGGCCGGGGTCGGCCAGTGCACGAGGTAGAGGTCGACGCTCTCGAGACCCAGCTTCTCGAGACTCTCCGCGATCGCCGCCCGAGGCTCGTCGCCCTCGTGACGGTCGTTCCACAGCTTGGTGGTGATGAAGAGATCGTCGCGCGGAAGGCCGCTCGCGGCGATGGCGGCGCCGACGCCCTCTTCGTTGCCGTAGATCGCGGCGGTGTCGATGTGGCGGTAGCCGACTTCGAGCGCCTCGCTGACGGCGCGCTCGGTGTCTGCCGGCGGCACCTTGAACACGCCGTAGCCGAGCTGGGGGATGTCGTTGCCGTCGTTGAGCTTCACGGTGGGGATGTTTGCCATTCCTCCAGCCTAGGAGTGTCCGGGACGGGGTAGACCGGGTAGAGCCCGAGATCTGGCTCGCTGGCCCGAGGCGGGGCCTCGGTCTGCTTCCCCCGCCGGCCCCGACGGTAGCCGCGCCCAGGGCCCTTGAACGGAACGCCGGCGTAGACGAGCGGCTCGGCGAGTGGATCGTGCTTGCGGTGGTGCTCGGAGTCCCAGCCGACCCTGCGCACCCACTTCGCCCGCAGCTCGCTGACCTCGTCATCGAGGGTCTCGAAGCCCGCATCGGTCAGCCAATACCATCGCCACTGCAGCTCGGCGCGGACGTCCACGAGCCGCGCATCACGCAGTACACGCAGGTGCTTCGATACCGCCGTTCGCGTGATGCGGAACTCCGCCCCGACGATATGCGCCAGCTCTCCCGCGGTGTGTTCGCCACTGGCGAGGATCTCGATGATCCGGCGTCGAGCGGGTTCGGCGAGGGCGGCGAACGGGTGCATGGTCAGACCGTAGGGCGGCGGGCCGCGCCCGCGTGCTGGCGTGGCCGCCCGTGTGAATCGCGGTCACCGCTGGGCTGCGGTGGAGGAGTCGCGTCGATCGGTCGGTCGCGGATGCCGCTCCTCTTCCTCTTTCGCATTCATCACCCTCTCGTTTTCGCATGTGAGTTCTTGTTCACACGGCCTTCGGCCGGCCTCGGAGGGTCGCCGTCGTTCGGAGGACGGACGCACCCGGATGCTCTTTGCGACCACGGATCCGCGAACGGCGACACCACCCACCACGCATGTGAACCTCAACTCACATGACGGACGGCCACCACCCACCAGGCATGTGAACCCCAACTCACATACGAAAACGAAACTATGCAACTCCCGGCGACGGGACGGGGGACGAAAGTCGACGCGACTCATCAACCGCGCGTCGTCATACGATGGATGGCTATGTCCGTGCCCGAACCCGTGATCTCCTACCCCCCGGAGCTGCCCGTCAGCGCCGCGCGGGACGAGATCGCGCGCGCGATCCGCGACCACCAGGTCGTGATCGTCGCCGGGGCGACCGGATCGGGCAAGACCACGCAGCTGCCGAAGATCTGCCTCGAGCTGGGCCGCACGCGCATCGCGCACACGCAGCCGCGCCGCATCGCCGCTCGAACGATCGCCGAGCGCGTCGCCGAGGAGCTGCAGGTGCCGCTCGGCTCGACCGTCGGCTACAAGGTGCGCTTCACCGACAAGGTGACCGACGACACCCGCATCGCGCTGATGACCGACGGCATCCTGCTCAACGAGATCCATCGCGACCGGCTGCTGCGCCGCTACGACACGATCATCGTCGACGAGGCACATGAGCGCTCTCTCAACGTCGACTTCCTGATCGGCTACCTCACGCGCATCCTGCCGAAGCGTCCCGACCTCAAGGTCGTCATCACGAGCGCGACGATCGATCCGGAGAGCTTCGCGAAGCATTTCGCCGATCGCGACGGCACGCCCGCGCCCATCATCGAGGTCTCGGGTCGCACGTACCCGGTCGAGGTGCGCTACCGGCCCGGCGTGCGCGCCGCGAAGGGCGCCGATGCCGTCGAGAGCGACGACGTCGACGGCATCACGACGGCGCTGCGAGAGCTCGACCGCGAGACCGCGGGCGACGTGCTGGTGTTCCTCCCCGGTGAGGCCGAGATCCGGGACGCGATGGATGCCGTGCGCGGCATGTATGCCAAGGATGCCGCCCCCACGGAAGTGCTCCCCCTCTACGGCCGGCTCAGTTCGGCCGAGCAGCACCGCGTCTTCGAACGCTCCGCGATCGCGGGCGTGCGCCGCCGGGTCATCCTCGCGACCAACGTCGCCGAGACCAGCCTCACCGTGCCCGGCATCCGGTACGTCGTCGACACCGGCACCGCGCGCATCTCGCGCTACAGCAACCGCAGCAAGATCCAGCGCCTGCCCATCGAGGCGATCTCGCAGGCCTCCGCCCAGCAGCGCTCCGGGCGTGCCGGCCGCACCAGCCCCGGCATCGCGATCCGCCTGTACGACGAGGACGACTTCACGGCCCGGGAGGAGTTCACCGAGCCCGAGATCCTGCGCACGAGCCTGGCGTCGGTCATCCTGCAGATGCTGTCGCTGGGATTCGGCGACATCTCGGCGTTCCCGTTCCTCACCCCGCCGGACTCGCGCGGCGTGCGCGCCGCGCTCGACCTCCTCATCGAGCTCGGCGCCGTCCGTGCGCGCGGACGCGACGACGCGCCGGCGCTCACCGATCTCGGCCGCGAGATCGCCCGGCTGCCGATCGATCCCCGTTTCGCGCGCATGCTGATCGCGGCACGGAAGACCGGCGTGCTCCGCGATGTCCTCACGATCGTCGCAGGACTCTCCATCCAGGACGTGCGCGAACGGCCCGAGGAGCGACGCGAGGAGGCCGACCGCCTCCACGCCCGGTTCACCGACCCGACCAGCGACTTCCTGAGCCTCCTGAACCTCTGGAACCACCTCCAGGAGAAGCAGGCGGAGCTCGGCTCGAGCGCGTTCCGGCGCCTCTGCCGGCAGGAGCATCTCAACTACGTCCGGGTGCGCGAGTGGGCCGACGTCCACCGCCAGCTCAGCGCGCTGCTCGGCGTCTCGCGCAAGGCCGACACGGCCGCCGCGGATCCCGACGACATCCACCGCGCGATCCTCGCCGGACTGCTATCGCAGATCGGCATCCTCGACGACCGCACTCCCGCGAAGACGTCCACGCGCGGCGGCAAGCCCGATCGCGGCGCCGAACGCCGCTCGGCCGAGTACCTCGGCGCACGGGGAACGCGGTTCGCGATCTTCCCCGGGTCGGGACTGCGCAAGCAGCGCCCGACGGCGGTCATGGCCGCCGAGGTGGTCGAGACGTCGCGCCTGTTCGCCCGCACGCTGGCCGCGATCGACCCGGAATGGGCGGAGCCCCTCGCCGGCGACCTCGCCAAGCGCCGGCTGAGCGAGCCGCACTGGTCGAAGGCGTCGGGGGCGGCATCCGCCTACGAGAAGGTCACCCTCTTCGGCGTCGAGATCATCCCGAGGCGCCGTGTGCAGCTGGCCCGCTTCGACCGGCCGTACGCGCGCGAGCTGTTCGTGCGGCACGCCCTGGTCGAGGGTGAATGGGATGCCTCGGCCCTCGACAAGCGGCTGACGGCCTTCGAGCGGCGCAATCTCGAACTGCGCCGCCGACTCGAGAAGATCGAGGAGCGCGAGCGCCGCCGCGACATCCTCGTCGGCGACGAGGCCGTGTACCGGTTCTACGACGCGCGCATTCCCGGCGACGTGTACGACGTCCGTTCGTTCGAGGCCTGGTGGCGCGATGCCGCGGAGCGCACGCCGCGCCTGCTCGACATGACGGAATCCGACCTCGTCGATGAGGCCTCCCGCGGCGACGAGCGCGACTTCCCGGCGCGCTGGCAGCAGGGCGATCAGGTGCTCTCACTCGCCTACCGCTTCGAGCCGGGCGCGCCCGACGACGGTGTGACGGCGGTCGTGCCCCTGGCGCTGCTCGCCCAGCTGCGTCCCGAAGGGTTCGACTGGCAGGTCCCCGGCATGCGGGACGAACTCATCACGGCGCTGCTGCGATCGCTCCCCAAGGCGATTCGGCGCCACGTCGTTCCGGCGGCCGACTGGGCGTCCACCTTCGCGGGCGAGATCGCCGGTCAGGGACCGGAGGCGCACGGGGGCCTTCCGCCGTCGGGGCTGCGCGAGGCGCTCGCCGCGCGCATCCAGCGGGTCGCGAACCAGCCCGTCACGGCCGCCGACTTCGAGCTGGAGCGCGTGCCCGGGCATCTGCTCGTGTCGTTCCGCGCGGTCGACGAGCGCGGCCGCCCCGTCGGCTCCGATCGCGACCTCGCCACGCTGCAGGATCGCCTCGCCGGCCGCGCCCGGGCCTCGGTCGCACGTTCCCTCTCTCGGACGCCCGCGCGCGAGACCCCGACCCCCGCCCCCGGCCCCGGCGGACCCGGCATCGGCACCGCATCGGCCGGCTCCTTCATCGAGCGCGCCGGTCTCACCGAGTGGTCGTTCGGCGACCTCCCCGACGTCGTCGACACCAAGGTGGCGGGCGGCGTGGTGCGCGGCTACCCGGCGATCGTCGACGAGGGATCGAGCGTCGCGCTGCGGATCGAGGCCACCCCCGAGGCCGCCGCGCGGGCCACGCGCGACGGCGCGCGCCGCCTCCTGCTGCTCGCCGTTGCGTCGCCGACGGCCTATGTGCTCGATCACCTGACCGCCTCGGAGAAGCTCGCGCTCGCGGCATCCCCCTACGCCTCCGCCAAGGCCCTCGTCGAAGATGCGCGCGTCGCCGTCGCCGATGCCCTCGTCGAGCGCACGGCTCCCGGCGGCGTCGTGCGCACGCGGGCGGGTTTCGACGCCGTCCGCGATGCCCTGTCGGCGGTCGTCGTCGACGAGCTGTTCCAGACCGTGTCGCTGAGCGCCCGTATCCTCACGGCCTCGCGCGACGTGGAGCGCGCCGTCCGCGAGCAGAACTCGCTGACGCTGCTCGGAACGCTCAACGACATCAAGGGCCAGCTCGCCGGACTCGTCTTCCCCGGCTTCGTGTCGCGCACCGGCACCACCCGTCTCGCGCACCTGCCGCGCTATCTTCGCGGCGCTCTCGACCGGGTGCGCGCGCTCCCCGACAACCCGGGTCGCGACCGCCAGCGCATGACCGAGTTCGAACGCGCCGCGGTCGCCTTCGCGGATGCCGGCGGCACGGTGCCGCCCGAGGCGGATGCGCCTGCGCCGCTCGTGCGCGCGCGCTGGCTGCTCGAGGAGTACCGCGTGAGCCTGTTCGCCCAGCAGCTGGGGACGGCCGAGCCGGTGTCGCTTCAGCGGATTCAGAAGTCGCTGCGGGAATAGCCTCCGACGACGAGGAGGTTGCGCCTGCCATGACCACTGCGATCGTGTACTCCGAGTTCGGCGGACCCGAGGTCCTGCACTCCATCGACATCGACGCGCCGGCGCCCGGCGCCGGACAGCTCGCGATCCGCGTCGAGGCCGCGGGGGTGAACCCCATCGACGCGAAGCTGCGCTCCGGTGCGCGCCCCTCCGGGCCGATCGACGAGCCGCGCCGCGTCGGATCCGACGGCGCCGGCGTGGTGACCGCGGTCGGCGAGGGCGTGGACGGATTCCGCGCCGGGGACGCCGTGGTCTTCTCGGGTGCGAGGGGCGCGTACGCGACCGACGTCGTGATCGACGCGGCGCGCGTCCACAGCCGCCCCGCACACGTCTCGCCCGCTCAGGGCGCTGCGCTGGGCATCCCGATCGGCACCGCCTACCAGGCGCTCCGCTCGCTCGCGGTCGGTCCCGACGACACGCTGCTCCTCCACGCCGGATCCGGCGCCGTCGGACAGGCCGCCATCCAGTTCGCCGTGCTGTGGGGTGCGACCGTGATCGCGACCACCTCCGGCCGCCGGGCAGACGCCGTGCGCGCCCTCGGCGCGACGCCGGTCGAGTACGGCGACGGACTCGCCGAACGCGTGCGAGCGCTGGCCCCGAACGGCGTGACCGTCGCCCTCGACGCGGCGGGAACGGACGAGGCCCTGCAGACCTCGATCGAGCTCGTCTCCGACAGGACACGTATCGCGACCCTCGTGCGGGGGCGGGATGCCGCGTCGCTCGGCATCCGCGCGTTCTCCGGCGGATCGCCCACTCCCCTGACCCCCCAGCAGCTCGCGTGGCGTGACGAGGCGGTGCCCGTGGCACTCGCGCTGCTGGCCGCGGGCCGCTTCGATGTCGAGCTCGGACCGTCGCTGCCGCTCGCCGATGCCGCCGAAGCCCACGGGCTGGTCGAGCAGGGCGCCGACGGCAAGATCACCCTCGTCCCCTAGTCACCCCGCGGAGATCACACCAGGCCGGAAGACACCGCGCCGGATCACTCCGGGCCGGATCACACCGTGCCGGATCACACCGTGCCGGTGACCTCCGACGGGTCGGCCCCGGTCGCGATCGCGCGGCCCGGCGTGTTCGACCAGGCGCTCCACGAGCCCGGGTAGACGGCCACGTCGATCCCGGCCACGGCGCCGGCGAGAGCCGTGTGCGCCGCCGTGACGCCGGAGCCGCAGTACGCGGCGACAGGTGCTCCCGACCTCGCCCCGACGGCGTCGAACGCCGCCGCGAGTTCGTCCGGACGGCGGAATCGACTGCCGTCGAGGAGTGCGGCGGCCGGGAGGTTGCGGGCGCCGGGGATGTGGCCGGCGACCGGGTCGATCGGCTCGATGTCGCCGCGGTAGCGCTCCGGCGCGCGCGCGTCGAGCAGCACGCCCTGCTCCGCCCACGCGGCGGCCTCGTCGATCGTCACGGTCGACGCCCCGAGCTCGCTGAGCACGACGGAGCCGCGCCGCGGCGCGACCTCGCCCGTCTCGAGCGGCAGGCCGGCATCGATCCACGCGCTCAGTCCGCCGTCGAGCACGCGCACGTCGTCGACGCCGCTGCCGCGCAGCAGCCACCACGCGCGGGCCGCAGAGACCGAGTTCCAGTCGTCGTACACGACGACCGTGTCGCCGTCGTCGAGGCCCCAGCCGCGCGCCGCGTCCTCGAGCGCGTCCCGCGTCGGGAGCGGGTGGCGTCCCTCGTCAGGGCTGCCGGGACGCGAGAGCTCCGTGCCGAGGTGCACGAAGACGGCGCCGGGCAGATGTCCCGTGAGGAAGTCCGGCCGGCCGTCGGGACGATCCAGACGCCAGCGGACGTCGAGGATGCGGACGCGCGACGAGGATGCGGCGAGATCGGCGAGCGCTGCGGGGTCGATGAGGTGCGGCATCCCACCATCCTGCCCTCGTGCCCGCGTCCCGGCGCCCCGCAACAGTTCGACACACGGCGAGCGAGGCGAGGCATCCGGCGCCGACAATGGTGGGCATGTCTGAAGCCCCGCTCGCCTTCGCGACCGCACAGGTGCAGGCGGGGTTCGAGTCGGGCCTCGCCGAGAACACCGCGGTGCCGTCGATCCACCAGTCGAACGCGTTCGAATTCCGCTCGCTCAGCGACGCCCGCGACCTGTTCGCGCTGCGCCGCGACGGCAACATCTACAGCCGCGCCGCCAACCCGACCGTGCTGGTGTTCGAGAAGCGCGTGGCCGAGCTCGAAGGGGGCATCGCCGCGGCGGGCGTCGCCTCGGGTCAGGCCGCCGTCGCCCTCGCACTCCTCGCGCTCGCGAAGCAGGGCGAGCACATCGTCGCGGCACGCCAGCTCTACGGGGGCACCGTCGACCTGCTCCAGGACACGTTCGCCGACTGGGGCATCGACGTCACCTTCGTCGACCAGGACGACCCCGAGGCCTGGGCCGCCGCGGTGCGCCCCGCCACGCGCGCGTTCTTCGCGGAATCCATCACCAACCCGATCGCGCAGGTGCTCGACGTGCGCACGGTCTCCGACCTCGCCCACCGTGCCGGCGTGCCGCTCGTGATCGACGCCACGGTGGCGACCCCGTACCTGCAGCGGGTCAAGGACCTCGGAGCCGACATCACCGTCCATTCGGCGACGAAGTTCCTGGGCGGCCACGGCACGTCGCTCGGCGGCGTGATCGTCGACCTCGGCACTTTCGACTTCACCGCCGAACCGGGGCGATGGCCGCAGCTCACCGAGACCTACCCGCGCGTTCCCGACGGGAGCCTCGTCGAGCGCTTCGGCGAGTCGGGCTCCCCGTACATCGCGCTCGTGAAGACGAAGTACGTGCACGACCTCGGCCCGTCGCTCTCGGCGTTCAACGCGTTCCAGCTGCTGCAGGGCCTGGAGACCCTCGACCTGCGCATCTCACGGCATTCGGCGAGCGCGCTCGAGGTCGCGCGATTCCTGGAGCAGCATCCCGCCGTCGACCGGGTGCACCACCCGGGACTCGCGTCGAGCCCGTGGCATGAGAAGGCGCAGACCTATCTGCCGCGCGGCGCGAGTTCGGTGTTCGCCTTCGATCTGCACAGCACCGGCGACCCCGAGGCGGATTTCCGCGTCGTCGAGGACCTCGTCGCACGACTGCAGGTCGTGAAGCTCGTGGCCAACATCGGCGACGCGCGCAGCCTCGTGGCGCATCCCGCGTCGATGACCCACAGCCACCTGTCCCCCGCGCAGCTCGCCGATGCCGGCATCGCGTGGACGACCGTGCGGCTGTCGATCGGGCTCGAGGACGTGCGCGACATCGTCGCGGACCTCCGCCGTGCGCTCGCGGGCGTGCCGGCTGCGCAGGCTCGGTCCGCCGCGGAGCCTCAGCTCGCGGCGACCAGCGCGCGATAGAACCCGATCCCGCGCAGCCACACGTCCACCCGGATGCGCTCGTTGTGCGAATGCAGCGCATCGCGCTCGGCGCGGGTCAGGTGGAACGGTGTGAAGCGGTACACGTGGTCGGAGATCGCCGTGAACCACCGGCTGTCGCTCGCGCCGAGCTGCAGGTAGGGCGTGGCGAGGACGTCGTCGCCCAGGGTCTGCCCGACGGTCGTCGCGAGGCGGCGCCAGGCCTCACCGTGCCACGGCGACACCGGCGACGGATCGGAGCCGTGCCGCACCTCGATGTCGACCTCGGAGTCGGCGATCACCCGCTGAGCGCGCGCTCTCGCACCGGCGACCGTGTCTCCCGTGAGCAGGCGGATGTTGATCGAGGCCCTCGCCGTCGTGGCGAGCACGTTCTCTCCGGGAGCCCCGCTCAGCTCGGTGGCGACGGCGGTGGTGCGCACGGTCGCGTTCATCTCGGGGCCGAGGCGCGAGAGCGCTGCGGCGACGAGGGGGCCGGTGACGGCGAGGCTGCGCAGCAGCGACCGCAGCGGCTGGGGGGCGTGCGGGGCGACGGTGGACAGCATCGCCCGCACCGGCGGCGCGAGGCGCGTGGGGAACGGATGCCGGTGCAGCCGGTCGATCGCGCGCGCGAGACGTGCCGTGGCCGGCATCGCGGGCGGCGTCGATGCGTGCCCGCCTCCCTCGCGCGCCGTCAGGAGCAGCGTCATGACGCCGCGTTCGGCGACCCCCACCATCGCGGTCGGCACCGCGACTCCCGGGATCACGCCGTCCACGACCGCGCCGCCCTCGTCGAGCACGAGGGCGGGACGGATGCCGCGGCTGCGCAGCAGGTCGGCGATCGCGGCGGCGCCGCCGCCCGCGGTCTCCTCGTTGTGCCCGAACGCGAGGTACACGTCTCCGGCAGGGGTGAACCCCTCGGCCGCGAGCTGCTCGACCGCCTCGACGATCGCCACGAGCGCACCCTTGTCATCGATCGCGCCGCGCGCGTGGATCGCGGCATCCGCTCCCTCGCCGACGATCTCGGCGGCGAACGGGTCGTGCTCCCACTCGGACGCGACGACCGGGACGACGTCGATGTGCGCCATGAGGACGAGAGGATCGGATGCGCTGCGGTCACCGCGGTCCCCGTCGTGCGGGAGGTCGGCATCGTGAGCCCGCTCCCGTCCCCGCCAGCGGAAGAGCAGCGAGTGCCCGTCGACGACCTCGCGCTCCAGCGTGCGGTGCAGCGCGGGGTAGAGACGCTCCAGCGCCTGCTGGAATCGGTCGAACCCGGACCAATCGATCTCGGACTCGTCGGCGTGCGACACGGTCGGGATGCGCAGAAGCTCACGGAAACGCTCGACGGGGGATGCCACGTCCCAGAGCCTAGGCGCACGGGGTCCGCGTCGGTCGCTACGCTCGGGACATGACCGCTTCCGCATCCCCCCCGCGCTGGGGCATCCTCGGACCGGGCGGCATCGCCCGCGCCTTCGCGTCCGACCTCCGTACCGCGGGCCTCGACCTCGCGGCCGTCGGGTCGCGCAGCGCCGAGTCCGCGGGCGCTTTCGCGGCCGACTTCGACGTGGCCCGCGCGCACGGCTCGTACGAGGCGCTCGTGTCCGACCCCGACGTCGACATCGTCTACATCGCGACCCCGCATCCGTTCCACGCCGAGCAGGCGATCCTCGCGCTCGAGCACGGCAAGCACGTGCTCGTCGAGAAGCCCTTCACGCTCACCG
This window of the Microbacterium sp. SSM24 genome carries:
- a CDS encoding thioredoxin domain-containing protein, with translation MNRRLTEAASPYLRSHAGNPVPWFPWGDDAFAEARARDVPVLVSIGYSTCHWCHVMARESFEDPATAAELAAGFVSIKVDREEHPEVDAAYMAAASAFTANLGWPLTVFVTPQGRPFFAGTYFPPQPRGGLPAFRQVLAAVHEAWEERREQIDGTADAIVDALADARAQTGAEASAPPSAEELAGAARALAAREDPEYGGFGDGEAPKFPVATALRFLQTGLVRERAGDASAVAGRALAAMSASPLRDPVEGGFFRYATRRDWSVPHFERMLTDNAQLLDVAIADGDAATATGIAAFLVGVLQQPTGGFGAAQDSESWIDGARSEGGYYERDAADRAGLERPAVDGKVVTGWNGLAIGSLARAGARLGETSWIDAARWAAEAVLTANVTTDGLLVRASLDEIPSRAAATIADYGQFASGLVALAVATGEAAYATRARELVDACVAPDGALAVPGGGDPVLAAQGVGAPDAASDGDEPSGPAALAEAALALWTLGAGHAYRALAERIVARGAAGALAQPLAHGALLRVAALVATAPRQIVVVSAEPQHPLAVAARALDADAVAVVSPEQARAFAAAGFALFEAKTAHGGPTAYDCRDFACRLPVTDPEALAAV
- a CDS encoding aldo/keto reductase, producing MANIPTVKLNDGNDIPQLGYGVFKVPPADTERAVSEALEVGYRHIDTAAIYGNEEGVGAAIAASGLPRDDLFITTKLWNDRHEGDEPRAAIAESLEKLGLESVDLYLVHWPTPAHDNYVHAWSRLVELRDAGLTRSIGVSNHLVPHLERLVAATGVVPAVNQIELHPAYQQRDITEWAAAHDVRIESWGPLGQGKYDLFGADPVAAAAKAHDKTPAQAVLRWHLQKGFIVFPKSVRRERLEENLDVFDFELTEAEVAAIDAMEKPEGSGRVSAHPDEVN
- a CDS encoding ArsR/SmtB family transcription factor codes for the protein MHPFAALAEPARRRIIEILASGEHTAGELAHIVGAEFRITRTAVSKHLRVLRDARLVDVRAELQWRWYWLTDAGFETLDDEVSELRAKWVRRVGWDSEHHRKHDPLAEPLVYAGVPFKGPGRGYRRGRRGKQTEAPPRASEPDLGLYPVYPVPDTPRLEEWQTSPP
- the hrpA gene encoding ATP-dependent RNA helicase HrpA, with amino-acid sequence MSVPEPVISYPPELPVSAARDEIARAIRDHQVVIVAGATGSGKTTQLPKICLELGRTRIAHTQPRRIAARTIAERVAEELQVPLGSTVGYKVRFTDKVTDDTRIALMTDGILLNEIHRDRLLRRYDTIIVDEAHERSLNVDFLIGYLTRILPKRPDLKVVITSATIDPESFAKHFADRDGTPAPIIEVSGRTYPVEVRYRPGVRAAKGADAVESDDVDGITTALRELDRETAGDVLVFLPGEAEIRDAMDAVRGMYAKDAAPTEVLPLYGRLSSAEQHRVFERSAIAGVRRRVILATNVAETSLTVPGIRYVVDTGTARISRYSNRSKIQRLPIEAISQASAQQRSGRAGRTSPGIAIRLYDEDDFTAREEFTEPEILRTSLASVILQMLSLGFGDISAFPFLTPPDSRGVRAALDLLIELGAVRARGRDDAPALTDLGREIARLPIDPRFARMLIAARKTGVLRDVLTIVAGLSIQDVRERPEERREEADRLHARFTDPTSDFLSLLNLWNHLQEKQAELGSSAFRRLCRQEHLNYVRVREWADVHRQLSALLGVSRKADTAAADPDDIHRAILAGLLSQIGILDDRTPAKTSTRGGKPDRGAERRSAEYLGARGTRFAIFPGSGLRKQRPTAVMAAEVVETSRLFARTLAAIDPEWAEPLAGDLAKRRLSEPHWSKASGAASAYEKVTLFGVEIIPRRRVQLARFDRPYARELFVRHALVEGEWDASALDKRLTAFERRNLELRRRLEKIEERERRRDILVGDEAVYRFYDARIPGDVYDVRSFEAWWRDAAERTPRLLDMTESDLVDEASRGDERDFPARWQQGDQVLSLAYRFEPGAPDDGVTAVVPLALLAQLRPEGFDWQVPGMRDELITALLRSLPKAIRRHVVPAADWASTFAGEIAGQGPEAHGGLPPSGLREALAARIQRVANQPVTAADFELERVPGHLLVSFRAVDERGRPVGSDRDLATLQDRLAGRARASVARSLSRTPARETPTPAPGPGGPGIGTASAGSFIERAGLTEWSFGDLPDVVDTKVAGGVVRGYPAIVDEGSSVALRIEATPEAAARATRDGARRLLLLAVASPTAYVLDHLTASEKLALAASPYASAKALVEDARVAVADALVERTAPGGVVRTRAGFDAVRDALSAVVVDELFQTVSLSARILTASRDVERAVREQNSLTLLGTLNDIKGQLAGLVFPGFVSRTGTTRLAHLPRYLRGALDRVRALPDNPGRDRQRMTEFERAAVAFADAGGTVPPEADAPAPLVRARWLLEEYRVSLFAQQLGTAEPVSLQRIQKSLRE
- a CDS encoding quinone oxidoreductase family protein; protein product: MTTAIVYSEFGGPEVLHSIDIDAPAPGAGQLAIRVEAAGVNPIDAKLRSGARPSGPIDEPRRVGSDGAGVVTAVGEGVDGFRAGDAVVFSGARGAYATDVVIDAARVHSRPAHVSPAQGAALGIPIGTAYQALRSLAVGPDDTLLLHAGSGAVGQAAIQFAVLWGATVIATTSGRRADAVRALGATPVEYGDGLAERVRALAPNGVTVALDAAGTDEALQTSIELVSDRTRIATLVRGRDAASLGIRAFSGGSPTPLTPQQLAWRDEAVPVALALLAAGRFDVELGPSLPLADAAEAHGLVEQGADGKITLVP